The genomic stretch TGGCCATACTCCTGGTGATTAAGATACCAAGTGGATGGATCAGAACGGAACATGATGAACTCGGGTCGCCATCTCCCTTTAAGGACAAAGATTGATCGATCGGTTGGTGAAGATCGGTGTCAGTGAGCGCATGCAGACGCATTCGAAATTGCTAGATAAATGCCACTCAGGCACTCAGCCAGAAAGCCGACCAAGGCGGTTGCTTTTGCAGGTTGCCTTCTTCAGTCAGTATCTAGCGCCACCGCCACTACTTAATTACCCAgcggtaattaattaattaacagcaactactactactagtagtagtagtaactaTCAGGGGTCGTCCCCCCTAGTTTCCGAGCACGCAAAAACCAACGTGTGTgcgcgagctccgccgcgtgcGCGATGTGTGCGAGGGCTGCAGCGAAGAGAAAGACATCGGTATAGAACTCATCAAAGCCTAAAATAAATCCTATAAAACCAGTGGTGGAGCCAGAATTTTAAACTTGGGTATTCTTACTTTCACAAAGTTGAATATATAGGTTTAAAATATAGCCAATCGTACTGCAAGTTAGTAACTTTAAACTAATAATTGCTTTCTAGAATATAGACTTCTAATTGAAATGCTAGTTTTTTATATGTTTTGAGCTCAAATGTgcaaaaatactacatattatagcattatatatatatatatatatatatatatatatatatatatatatatatatatatatatatatatatatatatatatatatatatatacaagtgctattctacaccctaggtgtagaatactattctacaccgaagtgttatactgagcaaaattcagtattgttcagtattcatgtttcagtattgttcagtatttcgtggttCTGAGTGTGAGACAAGTTGATATTGAACACTCTCCAGTACTGCTCattattttttctactcaattttgacttgcggtgtagaataatattctacacctatatatatatatatataccaaaatAGTTGGGTATTTCCGGGAATACTGGGGAATACCTCTAGATCCGCCCATGTATAAAACTGTGCGTTAGAAGAGATTCATTTCATGTTTAGTTTCACATCTTGAAAACTGTAAAGTAAAACCTTCTACCTGGTCTAATCATCACCCAAAATCCGCCGGCGTCATGCACGGTTCGCAAACATCAGCTGGTTCCATGCATGTATCGCTAGTGCTGGCCGCCGTGCTCGATGGGGCAAATAAAATGTGTATGCGTGAGAGAAGCCTCTCTTATTCATGACACATTACTTTAAAATTCTAATCAAACTTTTGTACATTTGACCATTATATATGTAATTACTAGTGTAAGTTGGTCCATGGCACCGTGCAACACCTAGCTTCTATTgtaatatttatttttcttgaaaaataaactttttaattatttttttgatTCTATGTAATTGCCCCATCTCTCTAAGTGCCAATTGCATCCATTGACACAAATTTTATATAATCATCGTTGACTAATTCATCCCCTGGATTAAATCTATTGGCatctcattttttttcttcttttttctctcaCTATCTTCTAGGTGTGTAATTTCCGCCGAGGCCAAATCATGGTAATCTTCTTTTTTCCCTCTTGGTGGGTTCCATTAATCAATAAAACCACTATCTAAGAGTCTCCAAGAGTTTCAAAACCCATTTGCAATCTTGATTCTTTGGCATGATTGAAAACATGGCTCTACAACGACTCCTTACGCCAACTCCCAATCTTTTCTGGACTCAGGCTAATTTAGAAGTACTTTGGGATTTCTAGTGAAAAATTGCATTCTGTCTTTTAGGAGCAAGATTTTAGAAATAGTTggaggaatccaataaatatgcTCCCAAATTTTTTTGGCCAATTGAAAAGCTCATTGATTTACTAATTGTTTTTTCAGGGACTATTGAAATGTTCTAAGTTTCACAAATCATTCAGTTCCTTGGCTGACCtccttgttcgcttgagcttatcagccgaatctaccagctattcaacaatgtttttctctcacaataaatcactgTTGTTTGACATATGTGACCATGTTTGTTTCCGCTTGTTACAGTCTACTCATGTAGATAAAGTCAAACAAGGTTGGTTACCACACATTGCTTGTGATCTTGTTAGACATGCAAATTGGGGAATCAATGGATGAATTTCAGGCAATATATCAAATATATCAAAAGCACCTGAGTGTGAAAGAGATTATTTTTTAACTTCACCTAGCTTGTAGTACACTAACCTTTTGTTTAGGTGCCTTTTCCTATATATGGGGATCAAATTACTATTTTTCTATAATATCTTTCTATTTATTGATCATGATTTAATTTGGATGGACTACttatttagttattttttacaATTCATTTGGAGATCAAACTGTTACTGTTTTTATTCTAATTTTGTTTTTGTAGTTGTGTTTACATGTACCTTGATTTAGGTGTCTTCTTTCCAACTCGTATAAAAATCAACTTGCTATTTTGCATATATTTTTTACCCATTATTAATTAAATATTAGTTGTATAAGTTGTACCCAAAATTAATTACTATTAATTGTGTTAGGTATGTGATCTTTCGATTTTTTATTACACAATACAACTTAGATATTCACAACGCATGCACACCCACCCTCTATAAACACATGCACAAAAACCTACCCCCATTAGCATATTGAAGACTAGACATACACGATTAACATGATAGTTTATTTATTTGAAGGCATTTTAATAACATAGCAAATATACAACATAGATCGCTCGCTAGAAAAAGTATTTCTAAATAAATATCTAGTGATCTAATTTGCAATATCTAGTGATATATAAATTGAAATGTCATATTTTAATAGTATTTCCTAACAAAAGTTTCACCTGGTAGACCATGTTCTGTATAATATATTGTAACATATTTCTTGAGTGCGACTGTGAGAGGGAATAAGGCTATATATAGTCTCAACGAGGATTTTATTAGATTAACATACATattaaatatgttgatgtgTTATTATATTAATgaaagagatgataagagttataTGAGAGCAGAGAAGGTTTTATTCCCTATAAAATTTTTATGTAATGTttttaaaatatagatatattaGAAATTGGATTTTGAAAACCTCACTTAGGATGACCTAaatatgtactccctccgtcccaaaaagagtgtcgttttaggtttttgtgccacaagtttgactcgatttgtagaaaatatatgcaatatttatatctctaaataaatttgttaaaaaattagacttaaagatctttccaatgatactaattacgTACTAgaaatactaatattttttactatatatttagttaaagttatttttcGGAAAGCGAAAACCACACTTAGTTTGGGACGGACAGAGAGTAGACGGTAAACGGTTAAAGTATAGACGCATCATCAATCGTGAAGTTAACTAGGTTCATTTAATTCTGCGTGCGCGCGGCGCACGTTGCTGTCGACGGCCGTCGCCTAGTCCAGATCCGGCACACTAGTGGTACCAGTAGCTGTTATCGTGTTACCGTGCCACGACTCACCCGGTGACCCGGACGTCGGCACGGTCACTTTTTCTGGCTTGTGCTGCTGCACCGGCGGCGTGGAACCGGCCGCCGATGGCTCATGGGTCATGGTCATGGCATCCTCGGCCTCGCGCTCGATCGTCGGAGAAAGTGAGACCGTCCAGCTTCGATTCGTCGTCGGTAGTCACGCAACGGATTAGAAGCGGCCGGTAAATCTCTGACAGGTGTCGCTTGCCTCCGCCCGGCCAGGTGCATGCACCGTACGTACCGTGCCCAAAGTGCCAGTAATGCGCTTGATCCACCCGTCAGGAATATCCAGACCCCGGCCGGCAGAGACGCTATTTTGGACCTGAAGAACGAAGACGATCGGTCTGCTTCGTTTTTGGAGTTTGGACAGCCAGGAACTCTAGGTAGCTCTGACTACACGAACCagatagtactccctccgttctaaattataagtcattctaagaatcctggagagtcaaagtttttaaagtttgaccaaatttatatatcaaaataataacattttttagtaccaaccaagtatcattagattatttgttagttatatttttatagtgtacctattttatgacataaatctttatatttctctctataattttggtcaaacttaaaaatgctttgactctccaagattcttgaaatgacttataatttgcaaCAGAGCAGTACGTACTACGTATACGTGTGGTAATAACATAGGACGTACGACGGCCGGCGCCCAAGAATTTAtacagtacatgcatgcatgctggaCAGTCAGTGCGCGGTCACCGCGCGCGCGCCCAGCTAGCCGGCCGCCGGAACCAACGGCCGGCCGGCGGTCGGTCTCGGCTCCTAGCTAGCTTGtggacttgggccttgtttagtttcaaaattttttgcaaaatcgacactgtagcattttcgtttgtatttgacaaaaattatccaatcatggactaactaggctcaaaagattcgtctcgtcaatttcgaccaaactgtgcaattagtttttatttttatctatatttagtactccatgcatgcgtctaaagattcgatgtgacggggaatctgaaaaattttacaaaattttttgggaactaaggccttgtttagtttgagaaaaattttgaatttcgctactgtagcattttcgtttgtttgtgacaaatattatccaatcatagactaactaggatcaaaagattcgtctcgcgatttacaggtaaactgcgtaattagtttttgttttcgtctatatttaatgcttcatgcatgtgccgcaaaattcgatgtgacggggaatcttgaaaaattttgggaactaaacaaggctaaacaaggccttggcagCAGGGTTAGTTTGTCCCGTCGAAAATTCCAAAAGTCGGTCACACCATTCGACACGTGCAGACGCTTCTGAGAATCGAACGACGACGAACCTTCTGCGTGCGCGAGCTGCCGCTGTGTGAAACATCCATGAAGAAGCCTAATGGCTAGCCCTGCTCGTTCCTCACTTCGCGATCGCTTCAGAGACTTGAGCTCTCATCGCCTCATCTCATCATCAGCTTCAGCTAGCTAGCACCACAGACGACGATGTGCCAGCGTCGTTCGGGCGCTAGTATAAATTGCCGAGCTTGACACGGTGATGGAATATATATCTATCCCCGTCCCGTCACACGCAGCGCAACGGCAGctatagcagcagcagcaccgctGGTTCGCTCCACAGTCGCGCCGGTGGTGTGCCGTGTGCGTGCGTCTACTCTACATGGCGGCATCGCTAGGACTCGCCCACGACGCCAGCTGCTACGCCGCCtacccgccggccgccgccgctgcctcctCGTACTTcccatcaccaccaccacccggcGACCTCGTGGCGGAGTTCCCAccgaccgccgccgccacggccaTGGCTGatgactactactactactacttccAGTTCGGCGAGGAGATGGGCGGCGCTCGCGCtcccggctgcggcggcggctactgctcgccgccggcgccggcgttcGACAATGGCATGAGCCTGCTGTAAGTTTCCGTACGCGGATATAACTACTGTGGATGGGGTATATATACGTACATGTAGCTTCTTGCGTGCGATAATTAATGTTCGCTGTCGCCGTCGTCGGTTGTGGCAGCTATGCTCATCCCATCAGTTGCGTGGTTTGATCGGATTCAGGAGCTATGGCGGCGTCGACGGCGACGGGAGGAGGCCGATGAGCGGACCAGCTGCTGGCACTGGtgggaacggcggcggcggccggccgccggcgtCACGGATCGGGTTCCGGACGAGGTCGGAGGTGGACGTGCTGGACGACGGCTTCAAGTGGCGCAAGTACGGCAAGAAGGCGGTCAAGAGCAGCCCCAACCCGAGGTACAGCACAATACAATACGACTCCGGCGATCACTTCAGTTCCATTCCATGGTCacgctcatgcatgcatgcatgacgtgctgatcgccgccgccgcgccgcgccgtgcGTGCAGGAACTACTACCGGTGCTCGTCGGAGGGCTGCGGCGTCAAGAAGCGCGTGGAGCGGGACAGCGACGACCCGCGCTACGTCATCACCACCTACGACGGCGTCCACAACCACGCCGCGCCGGGCGCCGCCTACCtctgcccgccgccgccgcgcggcgCAACCGCAACCGCAGCAGCGCCCTGCTTCTCGTCTCCATGCTCGggctcggcgtcggcggcgctggtggcagCACCCAGCTGGAGCGGCGCTTTTGACGCGTGGGAGGCgcagctggcggcggcggcggctcactCGTCGGAGTCGTCGTACTGATCCCTCATCAGTTACACGCACGTACGGATCTTGTAGCTAGAATGTTCACGAACGCGTGGAGATCGAGACGATCGATCCCTGCTTTTTTTTGGGTTTGGAGTTTGTACGTACCATACTGTCATTACAGTTAGACATACATACACCGAGTCTATTTCTGATTAGCTGAGCGTTCCCTTTGATTCAA from Sorghum bicolor cultivar BTx623 chromosome 3, Sorghum_bicolor_NCBIv3, whole genome shotgun sequence encodes the following:
- the LOC8078744 gene encoding WRKY transcription factor WRKY24 isoform X2; translation: MAASLGLAHDASCYAAYPPAAAAASSYFPSPPPPGDLVAEFPPTAAATAMADDYYYYYFQFGEEMGYCSPPAPAFDNGMSLLSYGGVDGDGRRPMSGPAAGTGGNGGGGRPPASRIGFRTRSEVDVLDDGFKWRKYGKKAVKSSPNPRNYYRCSSEGCGVKKRVERDSDDPRYVITTYDGVHNHAAPGAAYLCPPPPRGATATAAAPCFSSPCSGSASAALVAAPSWSGAFDAWEAQLAAAAAHSSESSY
- the LOC8078744 gene encoding probable WRKY transcription factor 50 isoform X1 — encoded protein: MAASLGLAHDASCYAAYPPAAAAASSYFPSPPPPGDLVAEFPPTAAATAMADDYYYYYFQFGEEMGGARAPGCGGGYCSPPAPAFDNGMSLLSYGGVDGDGRRPMSGPAAGTGGNGGGGRPPASRIGFRTRSEVDVLDDGFKWRKYGKKAVKSSPNPRNYYRCSSEGCGVKKRVERDSDDPRYVITTYDGVHNHAAPGAAYLCPPPPRGATATAAAPCFSSPCSGSASAALVAAPSWSGAFDAWEAQLAAAAAHSSESSY